The following proteins are encoded in a genomic region of Negativicutes bacterium:
- a CDS encoding 3-methyl-2-oxobutanoate dehydrogenase subunit beta yields MEKVLIKGNEAIAEAAMKSGCKLFFGYPITPSTEIMEYLAKHFHKVGGTLVQGEDEIASINMCYGAAATGARVFTASSSPGISLKQEGISYLAAAELPVVIINVNRSGPGLGGLGASQSDYFQSTKGGGHGDYRLIVLAPSKAQEMYDYTMLAFDLADKHRNPVLVLADGFLGQMMEPVELKEAQ; encoded by the coding sequence ATGGAAAAAGTATTGATTAAAGGCAATGAAGCAATTGCAGAGGCGGCGATGAAATCAGGCTGTAAATTGTTTTTTGGTTATCCTATAACACCCTCAACCGAAATAATGGAATACTTAGCTAAACATTTTCATAAGGTTGGCGGAACTTTAGTGCAAGGGGAGGATGAAATTGCCTCAATTAATATGTGCTATGGTGCAGCGGCAACCGGAGCAAGAGTTTTTACCGCATCTTCAAGTCCGGGAATAAGTTTAAAACAAGAAGGAATTTCTTATTTAGCAGCTGCTGAATTACCGGTTGTTATTATTAATGTTAATCGTAGTGGCCCGGGGTTAGGTGGCTTAGGAGCATCACAATCGGATTATTTTCAATCTACTAAAGGTGGAGGACATGGTGATTATCGTTTGATTGTATTAGCACCGTCGAAAGCGCAAGAAATGTATGATTATACGATGCTGGCATTTGATTTAGCTGATAAGCATCGTAATCCGGTATTAGTATTAGCCGATGGATTTTTAGGTCAAATGATGGAACCGGTTGAATTAAAGGAAGCTCAAAA
- a CDS encoding sulfide/dihydroorotate dehydrogenase-like FAD/NAD-binding protein, with the protein MYKIIKKQELSPGVKLFDVLAPRIAKKALPGQFIILRVNEDGERIPLTIADFNREQGTITIIFQEVGVSTKLLGSLNEGEDILDFVGPLGTATHIEKIGTVVCIGGGIGVAPVYPIARAFKEAGNKVISIIGARSKDILILEDEMNAVSAELYITTDDGSKGQKGFVTDKLKELIDGGENISLVMAIGPVVMMRSVAETTRPYGIKTMVSLNPIMVDGTGMCGGCRVKVGNESKFACVDGPEFDAHEVDFKGLMSRQRIYVDQEKERDHVCSNPGGCVCQ; encoded by the coding sequence CGAAAAAGGCTTTGCCAGGACAATTTATTATTTTGCGTGTTAATGAAGATGGTGAGCGCATTCCTTTAACAATAGCTGACTTTAATAGAGAACAAGGTACTATCACAATAATTTTTCAAGAGGTAGGGGTTTCTACAAAACTATTAGGAAGCTTAAATGAAGGCGAAGATATTTTGGATTTTGTTGGTCCATTAGGGACTGCTACTCATATTGAAAAAATTGGTACTGTTGTTTGTATTGGTGGAGGAATTGGGGTAGCACCGGTTTATCCAATTGCTCGTGCGTTTAAAGAGGCTGGTAATAAAGTTATTTCTATTATTGGTGCAAGAAGTAAAGATATTCTAATCTTGGAAGATGAGATGAACGCTGTTAGCGCTGAACTTTATATTACAACTGATGATGGGTCAAAAGGACAAAAGGGCTTTGTAACTGATAAATTGAAAGAATTAATAGATGGTGGAGAGAATATTTCACTGGTTATGGCCATTGGTCCAGTAGTAATGATGAGAAGTGTTGCTGAAACTACTAGACCTTATGGGATTAAAACTATGGTGAGCTTAAACCCAATTATGGTTGATGGTACTGGGATGTGCGGTGGCTGTAGAGTAAAAGTTGGTAATGAAAGCAAATTTGCGTGTGTCGATGGTCCAGAGTTTGATGCGCATGAAGTTGATTTTAAAGGCTTAATGTCAAGACAAAGAATTTATGTTGATCAAGAAAAAGAACGTGATCATGTTTGTTCAAACCCAGGAGGTTGCGTATGTCAATAA
- a CDS encoding 4Fe-4S binding protein, whose translation MPEVVVLKEYCKSCGLCIDICPKKILQIGTVANQKGYYTVEVIDQSKCIGCTLCATMCPDLALEIYK comes from the coding sequence ATGCCTGAAGTAGTAGTATTAAAAGAGTATTGCAAAAGCTGTGGCTTATGCATTGATATTTGTCCAAAGAAAATTTTGCAAATCGGAACGGTTGCAAATCAAAAAGGCTATTATACAGTGGAAGTTATTGATCAAAGTAAATGTATTGGTTGTACTTTATGTGCGACTATGTGTCCGGACTTAGCACTGGAAATATACAAATAG
- a CDS encoding RidA family protein encodes MKKTVINTDKAPQAIGPYSQAIKANGFIFVSGQIPLDYKTGEFVEGKIAEQTKQCLENLKEILAQAGVDFSAVVKTGVFLADMNDFAAMNEVYAQYFSKECPARACVEVSKLPKGALVEIELIAIAE; translated from the coding sequence ATGAAAAAAACAGTTATTAATACAGACAAGGCCCCACAAGCTATCGGACCATATTCACAAGCTATTAAGGCTAATGGTTTTATTTTTGTTTCAGGGCAGATTCCTTTGGATTATAAAACCGGTGAATTTGTTGAGGGAAAAATAGCAGAGCAAACTAAGCAATGTTTAGAAAATTTAAAAGAAATTTTGGCGCAAGCCGGAGTTGATTTTTCAGCTGTGGTCAAAACCGGAGTATTTTTAGCAGATATGAATGATTTTGCAGCAATGAATGAGGTATATGCTCAATATTTCTCGAAAGAATGTCCAGCAAGAGCTTGTGTGGAAGTTAGTAAATTACCTAAAGGGGCATTGGTGGAAATTGAACTAATTGCAATAGCTGAATGA
- the aroH gene encoding chorismate mutase produces MQGIRGATTVEKNDKETIMEAVQELLTILTNDNDLKLEDIGAVIFSSTPDINAAFPAAAARRMGWDLVPLFGTQELDVPDGVKQCIRVLILWNTPKKQSEVNHAYLKNSCVLRPELSKKI; encoded by the coding sequence GTGCAAGGAATTAGAGGAGCGACAACGGTAGAAAAAAATGATAAAGAAACTATAATGGAAGCAGTACAAGAATTGCTGACAATTTTAACAAATGATAATGACTTAAAATTGGAAGATATCGGTGCTGTTATTTTTTCATCAACACCTGATATTAACGCGGCTTTTCCAGCAGCGGCGGCAAGAAGAATGGGTTGGGATTTAGTCCCGTTATTTGGAACTCAGGAATTGGATGTTCCAGATGGTGTAAAACAGTGCATTAGAGTTTTAATATTATGGAATACACCCAAGAAACAAAGTGAAGTGAACCATGCATACTTGAAAAATTCTTGTGTATTGCGACCGGAATTATCAAAAAAAATATAG
- the gltA gene encoding NADPH-dependent glutamate synthase, producing MSIILTKHKMPEQDPKVRAKNFDEVALGYDKETAIAEAQRCLNCKAAPCMKGCPVNVNIPAFIQEVKADNMDGALKIIKEVNSLPAVCGRVCPQEEQCEKYCVLAKKGEAVGIGRLERYVADLGLEKNEEIIANKIMPDAQKVAIVGSGPAGLTAAGDLAKKGYKVTVFEALHAPGGVLVYGIPEFRLPKEKVVKAEIDNLRKLGVEIVVNSIAGKIFNIDELMSEEGFDAVFIGTGAGLPFFMDIPGESLNGVYAANEFLTRCNLMKAYKSIEYGTPIHVGKKVAVVGGGNVAMDAARTALRLGAEDVYIVYRRSEAELPARLEEVHHAKEEGIKFQLLTNPIEIIGNDKDWVTALKCVEMELGEPDESGRRRPVEVENSEFELPVDTVVIAIGQGPNPLIQSTTPGLDTTKRGNIIANEETGGTSKEGVFAGGDIVTGAATVILAMGAGKKAAKAIDEYLISKRK from the coding sequence ATGTCAATAATTTTAACTAAACATAAAATGCCTGAGCAAGATCCGAAAGTAAGAGCAAAAAATTTTGATGAAGTTGCCTTGGGTTATGATAAAGAAACAGCGATAGCCGAAGCTCAAAGATGTTTAAATTGTAAGGCCGCACCTTGTATGAAAGGCTGTCCGGTAAATGTGAATATTCCGGCTTTTATACAAGAGGTTAAAGCTGATAATATGGATGGTGCTTTAAAAATTATTAAAGAAGTTAACAGTTTGCCGGCTGTCTGTGGTCGAGTTTGCCCACAAGAAGAGCAATGTGAAAAATATTGTGTATTAGCCAAAAAAGGTGAAGCTGTTGGTATTGGTAGATTAGAGCGTTATGTAGCTGATTTGGGATTAGAAAAAAATGAAGAAATTATTGCTAATAAAATAATGCCTGATGCTCAAAAAGTAGCAATAGTTGGTTCTGGTCCAGCTGGACTTACTGCTGCTGGTGATTTGGCGAAAAAAGGTTATAAAGTTACAGTATTTGAAGCTTTACATGCGCCCGGTGGAGTTTTAGTTTATGGAATTCCTGAATTTCGTTTACCGAAAGAAAAAGTAGTAAAAGCAGAAATTGATAATTTACGTAAATTAGGGGTAGAAATTGTTGTTAATTCTATTGCCGGAAAAATCTTTAATATAGATGAATTAATGAGTGAAGAAGGTTTTGATGCAGTCTTTATTGGTACTGGAGCAGGCTTACCATTTTTCATGGATATTCCTGGAGAGTCTTTAAATGGTGTTTATGCTGCTAATGAATTTCTTACCAGATGTAACTTAATGAAGGCTTATAAATCAATTGAATATGGAACGCCAATTCATGTTGGTAAAAAAGTTGCAGTTGTTGGCGGTGGAAATGTAGCGATGGATGCCGCTCGTACCGCTTTAAGATTAGGGGCGGAAGATGTATATATCGTTTATCGTCGTAGTGAAGCTGAGTTACCGGCAAGACTAGAAGAAGTTCACCATGCGAAAGAAGAAGGTATTAAGTTTCAATTATTAACCAATCCAATTGAAATTATTGGAAATGATAAAGATTGGGTTACAGCGTTAAAATGTGTTGAAATGGAATTAGGTGAACCTGATGAATCTGGACGTAGACGTCCGGTAGAAGTTGAAAATTCTGAATTTGAATTACCAGTTGATACAGTTGTGATTGCTATCGGTCAAGGACCTAATCCATTGATTCAGTCTACAACTCCAGGCTTAGATACTACTAAACGTGGTAATATTATTGCAAATGAAGAAACTGGAGGTACCAGCAAAGAAGGAGTTTTTGCCGGTGGAGATATTGTAACCGGAGCTGCAACTGTTATTTTAGCAATGGGAGCCGGAAAGAAAGCTGCAAAAGCAATTGATGAATATCTAATTAGTAAGCGTAAATAA